A window from Chryseobacterium vaccae encodes these proteins:
- a CDS encoding dimethylarginine dimethylaminohydrolase family protein, translating to MRLNIKNETGRLKSVVLGQPNSMGAVPTLAESYDAKSYYSIEHNIYPKEEDIINEMNAFEAVLKKYDVEVLRPSIIKDYNQVFSRDVAFVIDDKMIISNVIADRADEQEAYKNVFEKVAWRKIINLPETAHIEGGDVIVWNDFLFIGTCFSEDYRNYKTARTNEYAIEILKEYFPKKRIIDLELKKNDKIPFEGILHLDCTFNPVGEDKCLIYKNGFVDESDYRLIIDIFGEENCFHLNDEEMFEMFPNIFSISPEVVVSDKAFTRMNNHLRNEWGMTVEEIPYREISKMGGLLRCSTMPLVRE from the coding sequence ATGAGACTAAATATTAAAAACGAAACGGGAAGGCTGAAGTCAGTAGTGCTGGGCCAGCCTAATTCAATGGGAGCAGTTCCCACCCTTGCGGAGAGCTATGATGCCAAGTCATATTACTCCATTGAACACAACATTTATCCTAAAGAAGAGGATATTATCAATGAAATGAATGCTTTTGAAGCAGTGCTGAAGAAGTATGATGTAGAAGTGCTCCGTCCAAGTATCATCAAAGATTACAATCAGGTCTTTTCAAGAGATGTGGCTTTCGTGATTGATGACAAAATGATCATTTCCAATGTGATTGCAGACAGAGCAGACGAACAGGAAGCCTATAAAAATGTTTTTGAAAAAGTAGCCTGGAGAAAAATTATCAACCTTCCGGAAACAGCCCATATTGAAGGAGGTGATGTGATCGTTTGGAATGATTTCCTTTTTATTGGTACTTGCTTCAGCGAAGATTACAGAAATTATAAAACAGCGAGAACCAACGAATACGCCATTGAAATTTTAAAAGAATATTTTCCGAAGAAAAGAATCATTGATCTTGAACTGAAGAAAAACGATAAAATTCCGTTTGAAGGAATCCTTCACCTGGATTGTACATTCAATCCTGTTGGAGAAGACAAATGCCTGATCTACAAGAACGGGTTTGTGGATGAAAGTGATTACCGTTTAATCATAGATATTTTCGGAGAAGAAAACTGTTTCCATCTTAACGACGAAGAAATGTTTGAAATGTTTCCGAATATTTTCTCCATTTCTCCGGAAGTAGTGGTTTCAGACAAAGCATTCACAAGAATGAACAACCATCTGAGAAATGAATGGGGAATGACCGTAGAAGAAATTCCTTACAGAGAAATTTCTAAAATGGGCGGATTGCTGAGATGTTCTACCATGCCATTAGTAAGAGAGTAA